The window TTGTCTGTCCTCTGGTACCAGGATACTTTTACAAATTATATCCTTTTTCaacatcaaaattattttaagaagTTTTGAACAAAGCAATGTGAATGTGCTAAAAACCAGCACAATGGATGCTGGCTGTACAGCATCAGGTATGCTGGTCTTCTAAAAATTGACACCATTCTGAATTCAACTATCCTGCCCTCTGTGATTATATTTCCATCATATTGATGCAAAAAAGTGGCAACGCAGTTCAATGAAAACATAGATTTTGGGTAGAAATATGCATCTTCAATTTCAATCCTAGAAAAGAAGGAACTATCTCAGGATTATGTTCCATCAGCCATGTTTCAGGCTCTCCCTCTTTTTCTGGGCTCAGCCTGTGACCTTTCTATTTGGGATCAGTGTCATGTTATCTAAGTAAAGGAAGGGTTCCAGAGCGtttctgattgatttttttttttaatttgtccttGTGTGGTTCCAGTATTTACTAGATCAAGCCAAATTTCCACCGAGTCTGTGGCAATAAGGTTCCTCGGGAGTCTAAGTTCCTCGAAAACCTCTTTTTGTGAGTTTAGTACCTCTCTATAGAGTCTGTTATGTGAAATGTGTATTATGTTTTTTCACATGCTCATTGCCAGTTTCAGTATGCAGGAGCTGGATGAAAATGTAGAGATGCATTCTCCTGAGAGTTCCACCAAGCATTGCTCAAACCACTAATCCTGAGTTTCTTTACATTCAAACAACCATTATATTGCTAATGGTTGTGGAAGAATTTTTCAGCTTCCTATTTGGGCAGATAATTCCGTAATTGCCACTTGAGTCTTTCTTGCTCCTTCCTCTGGGACTGTGTCTGGTCCTGGCCACTGTCAGTGGTAGGATACTGAACTAATGGTGTCTTCTCTGATCAAATATGGCAATTCCATTTTTGCTCGGGAATTTCATTGGGTGTGGCTTTCCTCACTGGATTTTAAATAGTGTTCTAAACACCCATACATCAGAAGTTTACATGACTGCACTTGAGAAGTGctcacattttcatttatttttgttccccAAGCAAAATATTGTAGTGGTTTTGGTCATTGAAAATGTCTCACTTAGAGGATCAACAGATTCATCAGGATTCTGCTCTTCCACTTCAGTAGACAAAGTTTCTTCCAATGgcaccttttgaaaatttaaaaaaagccaattttctgcatttttttttgagatgagaatGAATCCTTTTTAACTTTATTCATTCTCAACTCTTGACAGTGTTTagatttttctttagaaaaattgCTTTCATTACTTCCATCCATACTCTTGCTTCTCTTCTACCACTTTTCATCTTTAGACTTACTCAATCTGAGAAATTCGTACACTGATGTTTGGTATCAACTAATCACTTGTTTTGAAGCATTAGTTTAACGCCTTTCTCATTTATTCTGGTTAGAATTAAAAGTAACCAACAATTGAATTCAGTACTGTGAAGCCTGGAAAAATAAGGTTAGCTACCTAGCTTTATGTGTAGCTCCACATTATCAGATGCGCTGCCCAACTTTCTAGAAGTTTATAGACTCTAGCAAACCCCCTAACAGTTCATGACCTTTATACCTCTTCTCAGCCCTTCACAAACTCTTTCCCTTCTCCAACAGCTAATGAGACTATTCCACCCACTAATCACAACCTCCTCTCCAGCCACCAATGACTCCACTCATTCCTGTTCCACTCCCCCCCTCCAGGCTTCCCATCTGGGCCTAATGAAAACCTTGACAATCTCATCACTTTCCTGTtctaaaaaagttaatttaattCACAGATTGAAATTAGAGCCTACAGTTTCTCAtaccaactcccctccccccaccctcccaccccaaaaaacccTGCAAATATGTTCATGTAAATTCTTGGGAGAGAAGGGTGTGAAAAATTGCAATGAAACTGTGTCAGAGGGTGGGATGATGTAGTATTTTGTTTTTGCTCAGTCAAGAATGTCTGTTCAGCAGGAGAGACTCTCCATAAatataaatcaaattaaaataggCAAAAGGAGTAAGAATAAAAACTTGCCTAGCCATGGGGAATTGACCCAGATGTCAGAACTTGGACATAACCCAGAAAAAtctaggtttgtttttttcctgaagaaaagcttttttcacaaccctaAGTGTGTGctttttgtacagcactttggcGTCCTTCAGTTTTAAAGGCATGCTATAAATATATTGGTGTTTGTTTTACCTATGTTAATTTGTTGTGGATTTGTGTATAAACTAGTGGACAATATTAAGAATTCAGAGACTTGCACAGAGAGGCAACCTATGGGGTTAAGCAACTCTGCCACTCATGGGAAATGGTAATAGATACTGAGCTGTAGTGTGaaaaggagggggtgggaggggaatgccTTTAACAAAAAATTACTGGGTAACAGATGGCACACTGGTGGTTATCAGAGTTAGCACACACTTGCTTTTTCACACTTTGCTGGTCTCCCCCAAGGCCGGGATTCTTTGAGGCTAGTGTGTGTATTTTGCCTTTTCAGTCCCCTTTTTGTGACGTGGAAGACGGGGCGAGACAAGCGGCTTCGTGGCTGCATTGGAACCTTCTCAGCCATGAATCTTCATTCAGGACTCAGGGAATACACATTAACCAGGTAATAACACTGAAAATGAAGTTGTTCTGAGACCAACCTAACTTGCTAAAGACCTCTGTTTTTAAAGAGGATTCAacgcatcagagaaactttatTAGATTTATAAATCTGTATAATTTTATACATTTCATAATAAAAGAAACATTCAGAACTGCACGATAGTTGAAAAAACGTGACATACCAGGGACCTTATGGACCATCTCTGCAACAGCTGAGTCTTCTGTTATCTGTGACATCTGGATTTTGCTTGacctcttaatttttttaaaggtaatttcaAACTTATTTACATGCTGAATGTGCCCGCAGCCTGCACGTTTTGATGGTTAATTCAGTTTCAGTTCTCTTGCCAAAGCGACTATTTCTTTACAAATCCAGAGAAGCTCTGTTGTAGCTTCTAGTGAACCATGTTGAGGTCTCTGGATACATAATATGAAGATAACAGGGTAGGATTACTTACAATGTCCTCTGCCTCTTGTGACTGGAGAAACTGTTTTCTGTAATCTCAGGcaggttttaaatgtaatgactctgtgtgtgtctgaaaTGTTGATGCAGTGTCTGGTTTTAGGCCATGTGTTTCTGTCCCTCTGTAGTGCACTTAAGGACAGCCGATTTCCCCCCCTGACCCGTGAGGAGCTACCTAAACTTTTCTGCTCTGTCTCCCTCCTCACTAACTTTGAGGATGCCAGTGACTACCTGGACTGGGAGGTGAGAACAGGTGCATTTGGAACTCTGCATCACTCTCTCGTTCCATTCGGGTTCGGGTTAGTACATGGTAATGTGTCTCCTTCATTACAAGGGTGTATGGATGTTATAACTGGGCTCAGAGGAACTGGGGATGGAAAACAAGAGGAGACAGGAAAGAGACCAGTTACCTGATGGACGAATAGTTCTGTTGTGGTTGGGAAGGGATCTGATTGGAGGGTTAAAGGAGATGAGGATGTGGCTGGTTTTATGGGAATCTAGAGACAATTTGGTGGAATATGAGGACATTGGGGATTAGAGGAGGATATAGTTTAGGTCCTAAGGAGCCAATTGGTGCCAGAATGCTAGGGAGACAGTACATGGAAATGCATTCATTTTATAAGGAGAAATAAAGAAGGGGAACTTGCCAAAGTTTTTGGCCTTGGGTGTAGTCTGCTGGTGTGACTCTTCCTCTACAGGAACTCATGGCCTGGCTGGCCCAGgagaggagctgggaagctcTTTGCCCTGTTAAGTCTGTGGCCTAGTTTGgcccaggagaggaggcaggaagaCTGGTTGTACTGGCCTGGAAGAAAAGGCAGGGGGTCATTTGCCCATCTGGGGAAGCCTTTGGTTAGGCTggcctgggagagagagacagtcctTTACCATGGCAGGAATGTGGCCAGACTGGCACAGTGATGCATTGTGCTTTGATGAAGATAAGTCAGTCCGGGATTCAATCCCAGCAAATACTTCTCACTTGGCTTTTCGTTTCCATTTGTAGGTTGGGATCCATGGGATCAGAATAGAGTTCATCAATGAGAAAGGTGTCAAACGTACAGCCACGTACTTACCTGAGGTTGCTAAGGAACAAGGTGGGTTTCAGATGGCTGCCATATATGGCAGTTTATCTTGTCACAGAATTGGCATATTTAAAGATAAGGATTGTGGGTCTAGATTGCAATAGCTGTGAAAGGCCTTCCACTAGAGCCACAAACACACCACACATTATATGGCTAATGGACATTCCACACCACTGCTGTCTAGCTTTCATCTggcccttcttccccctcccatgtACACACACAATTGAGTCCTTTAGGGTGGAAAGGATCCTGGACTTAAACAGTGGAGGATCTTGAAGTTTGGACCTTTCAGCTTTATTCAGCGTTGCATATTTCCTCTTTGGTGTTTCTCCCACCACCAAGGATATTTGCAGGCCACACAGCACCAGCACTCCAACAGGAGAGACCCTTTCCTCCTCATTCTTGCTAATGTAGCTTCCTCTAGATGAGGGCAGGAGCCAGGCACCCTTTGAGCACAATTCCCACTCAACTAGCAATGGCCACCATTGTAACTGCACAAAATATTGCCTCCTTTCCTCCACATTGCAGAGTTGAGTTGTCACATCCTGCTGGCCCTGGGGCAAAAGACCAAGGTAGGAATTTTAATTCTGATCTCTCACACACCAGTGCACTGTGCTGTCACTAGACCATCAGGCTGGTCCAAATTCAACtttataagagctaggtattattttaAGATTTAGACAACTAACTTGAGTGATACATGGAGAAATGGGTCAGCGGTCCATGCAGCAGTAGCAGGACGGAGACCTTCCCAGAAGAACACTAAGCTGCTATATTTCAGGAGTTACAGTTCCCCTAGGATTTTAGAAGAGTTGGTGTGTGTAGATAAGTGTGCAAGTATGAGACCATGCATGTCCAACTCACTCAGTGTGTTTTTATAAGGCTCAGTCTGTAACCTGCTGTATGTTCCGTTTTTTGTCAGCATTGGTTTTTCTGGTTTTCTACAGCCCTGTTTGTCTCTCCCTTTTCTTTGTAATGTGGCTGTATACTAAAATAATAATCCCCCTTGCTGTTACTTCTCAACAGACTGGGATCAGATCCAGACCATAGACTCCTTGCTCAGGAAAGGTGGATTTAAGGCCCCGATTACCAATGACTTTAGGAAAACAATTAAACTCACCAGGTAAGCTGACAGCTTTGTAGTTTTAACTTAATCGGATAGTATATTATTGGTTTCAAAAACAATTAATCCATTTTCCGCTTGCCTTTGATACCAGTATTGATATGCCATATTCAGATGAGAGGTGTAGGGTGAAGGCCAGCATCGCAAATGTTATACATGAGGTAGAGAGCTTATATTGCAACACAGTGTAACATGTTCACTTCATCCAGAACTTAGGGAGCTGGGCACCTCCAAGTAAGTAAATTCCAAACGAAACTTTACTGCCTCTAACTGTACTTGAAATTTGTCAAGGTGAAAGATTAAAAGAAGTAGAACTCACTAAGATAACATAAGGTAGATGCTTCTCCTCAATGGATCCCTCCTAGTCCATATATTACTCAGTTAGATGGCATATCTGTGAGGGAAGTTAAAGCTCTTTTAAAGTGGAACCAACCTTAAAGTTGGCTGGTTTTCAGAATTGTCCACTatccatgctcccagctgcactgtTGATTCTATTCCCTTTGTGTCTGCTAGGAGGAAGCAGTGTCTGCAGGATATGCGTGTGTAGGGTAAAAATGGGGACTTCTGCTTCTTGTCTTGTAACAGCATCATTTATCATGtcagcccccatccccagcaaGGAAGTAGAAATGTGGTATAGTAACAGAGAGGAAGGGATGGGGTGAAGATTCATTAAAACCAGGGATAATATGGACTTGCCTTCAGCTGTTGTGTACATATGTAAAATGCTGTGCATGGAAGCAAACCCTGATCTGTTGTAGAAATTCACAAGTTTCCAAAAAATGGACTCTCAGATTTTTTGGATTCTGATGGTGGAACACAAAGTAGCTATGTATACTCTTCAGGAAACCCTCCTTTACTTTGAAGCTTCATTAGTCATTTCATAAATGTTTCAAGTATATTAAAAGTTAAATTCACACTGGGGATTAATAACACTTGAAAATAACATTCTACTGTTTCCCTAAAAGTTTAACTCCTCGGCTTATGGCAGACAACTCACACCTTTCTCAAAGCAGACATGCATAACAAATGCAAACTGGCAGCTTGTTGCCAATGTTCCAGATTACCACTTCCTGAAACACTGTAACAATGACTGTCTCAAGTTAGGCTCCGATGTTGAAATACGTGATGCTAAAACACACCTAATGTGTGTGGAAAAGTGAGCTAGCTAGAAGGACTTGCATGGTCTGACATAAACTGCATCTTTGTCAGTCTTTCGTGCTAAGCTAGCACAGGTCACTTGTGTCTTCTCTTGAATCATGGGCCAAATCTTACAAGCTTGGATGCTttaagttaggtacctaaattcatatttaggcaacTGCATCAAAGTGGCCTGATTCTCAAAGGTGCTGAATACTCATTGACATCTGAGAGGTCTCACTGTTGGAAATCTGGTCATGTTGATCACGTGTCTAAATATTTGTTTAGGTATCTGATTTTAGGCACccaacatttgaaaaatgttgggCATTGCTTataggatggatggatagagacACAAAGCCCTTCTTCAGCCTTTCACTCCAATCTCACAATTTACATTTTTTCAGGCACGGAGCCCATCTTGCTCTGTGTGAGGTTGCTCAACCATTGTGATGCTATATAAATTAAGAAAATAAGTACACACTTGATATTTTTGCTGATGAATATCATGCTGTAGTTACTTCCTGTCATTTCCTGTTTCCTCCCAGGTACCGCAGTGAGAAGGTGACAATCAGTTATGCAGAATATATGGCTTCCCGTCAGCACTGTTTCCAGAATGGCACTCTTCATGCCCCGCCCCTCTACAATCATTACTCCTGACACACGGCTGCATGA of the Dermochelys coriacea isolate rDerCor1 chromosome 9, rDerCor1.pri.v4, whole genome shotgun sequence genome contains:
- the AMMECR1L gene encoding AMMECR1-like protein, which produces MGKRRCVPPLEPKLAAGCCGVKKPKLSGSGTHSHGNQATTVPGSSSGHLQNHQHADGSNGRENISDLTLGPANSPITRMNPTSGALSPLSRPNGTANSTKNLVVTAEMCCYCFDVLYCHLYGFPQPRLPRFTNDPYPLFVTWKTGRDKRLRGCIGTFSAMNLHSGLREYTLTSALKDSRFPPLTREELPKLFCSVSLLTNFEDASDYLDWEVGIHGIRIEFINEKGVKRTATYLPEVAKEQDWDQIQTIDSLLRKGGFKAPITNDFRKTIKLTRYRSEKVTISYAEYMASRQHCFQNGTLHAPPLYNHYS